A part of Streptomyces sp. NBC_01497 genomic DNA contains:
- a CDS encoding phosphatase yields the protein MLTTGALRAHLLAARLAGPVATSREASLLAYRLFAARDPRVTLGLAPERGWQERDLLRLMADRCGVSADPRQVTGADVIDPERTLDALDAFARRLAAAVSRGAAVLFGTGHPDRLLGFYGELADALSTAGCEVLMPAQGRCVDIATRFGLRTYRLDYVRGVALVREEGVRCAGSETGAHSHSPLPVRVVLEAAAASGGRLPELVVGDHGWVCGAGQLGVEAIALADTDDPAVFVGEAEGRVSVAVPLDDGARPAYYRPLVRYVLNRACLSQ from the coding sequence GTGCTGACTACCGGGGCGCTTCGGGCGCATTTGCTGGCGGCCCGTCTCGCCGGGCCCGTGGCCACCTCCCGGGAGGCGAGTCTGCTCGCCTACCGGCTGTTCGCCGCGCGGGATCCGCGGGTCACGCTGGGGCTCGCGCCCGAGCGGGGCTGGCAGGAGCGGGATCTGCTGCGGCTGATGGCGGACCGGTGCGGGGTGTCCGCCGATCCCCGCCAGGTGACCGGGGCCGATGTGATCGACCCGGAACGGACGTTGGACGCCCTGGACGCGTTCGCGCGGCGCCTCGCGGCGGCTGTGTCGCGTGGGGCGGCCGTGCTGTTCGGGACGGGGCATCCGGACCGGCTGCTGGGGTTCTACGGCGAACTCGCAGACGCTCTGTCGACGGCAGGATGTGAAGTCCTCATGCCGGCGCAGGGCAGGTGTGTCGACATAGCGACCCGGTTCGGTCTACGCACGTACCGCCTGGATTACGTCCGGGGTGTGGCGTTGGTGCGTGAGGAGGGAGTGCGGTGCGCCGGGAGTGAGACCGGCGCACATTCCCATTCGCCGCTGCCCGTACGGGTGGTCCTGGAGGCCGCGGCGGCCTCCGGCGGGCGGCTTCCCGAGCTGGTCGTGGGGGACCACGGGTGGGTCTGCGGCGCAGGTCAGCTCGGTGTCGAGGCGATCGCCCTGGCGGACACCGACGACCCGGCGGTGTTCGTCGGCGAAGCGGAGGGCAGGGTGTCCGTGGCGGTGCCGCTGGACGACGGTGCGCGCCCCGCCTACTACCGTCCGCTGGTGCGGTATGTACTCAATCGGGCCTGTCTGTCACAGTAA